The following DNA comes from Corynebacterium atrinae.
AAAGGCAGCCTTCGTTGCCGAGCTGAGTCTCATCGCCGATAGGCTCCCACACCGGGTTGATGATGTGTCCGCGCAGGCCATCCTCAATGTGACTGCAGTCGTAGACGAAGACGCGGCGGGCGACGCCCACTTGGTTGGCTGCCAGGCCCACTCCCCCGGCCTCGTCCATGGTCTCAAGCATGTCCTCGACCAAGACCTCCAGGGAATGGTCGAAGGTGGTGATTTCCTCAGACCGAGTGGTGAGGACGGGATCGCCGAAAAATCGGATCTCACGAACTGTCATGGGGCGTGCTGGCTCCTTGTATTTCCTTGCGTAGCGGTTTCGCGCCTGGTGCTTTCCACAGACTCCTCAGTGTACTTCCCCTACGTCAGCGCTAGCCGATGTGCAGCGGGTCAACCTGCACCCGCAGTGGTAGGTCGTCTTTGCGGCCCGCCCGCGATACCATCGCCGCGCGCAACGCGCGGCCCACCTCCGCTCGTGGCCCCAGGGGCACACGCACGAGCAAGCGCTGGGCGGGCCCGAATCGCTTCTCGTCATATTCCCCTGGCAGGGTGACTCCGGGAGGCAAGTCGACGGGGCCGAGAAGCTCGGCACCGTCCGGGAGGGTGACGACGTCGCGGAAGACATCGAGACTGGCGTTGGCGCCGTCGATAGCCGCCATGTGCACGGCGGGCGGGAAGCCTACCTCCCGGCGCTGCTGCAGCTCCAGCGCAGCGGCGCCCACCATGTCCCAGCGGATGAAGAACTGCACCACCGGCAGGCCCGGATCGGCCATGACGACAACTTCCCCGCCTTCCCCATGGGATTGCACGAGGGCGGCGGCTTGAGCCCACTTTGCCAGGGTGTCTTCCGTAGCGCGGAGGTCTTGCCTACCCAACAAGGACCACGTATCCAGCAGGATCGCCGCGCCGTATTCCCCCCAGGGTTCCGCGCCGGGAGTGGACACGACCAGCGCAGGACCGTCGTCTACCTCACTCACGATCTTCGATCCACCGGAAGTGATAACCCGGACAGAGGGGAACGCGCGGCCCAGTTCCTCGGCGGTTCGTTCCGTTCCGAGCACGACAGCGCGCAGTTTGACGGAGCCGCAGACTCCACAGCGGTGGCGGGCGTCGGGTCGGCCGCACCAGCGACACGTGGGCACTCCCGGCCCGGTTCCGTCGTCCGCGGGCAGGCTCAAGGGCCCGTTGCAGGTGCGGCAGCGGGCGGGCGTCCGGCAGTTGCCGCAGGCGAGAGTAGGCACGTAGCCCTTGCGCGGGACTTGGATGAGGGCTGGTTTGCCCCGTTCGAGGCTGCGCCGAACGGCATCGAAGGCCAACAGGGGGATGCGCGACTGGGCGGCGCGGGGGTCTCGGATCATTTCGAAGTCCGAGTCGGCCGCCGCCCGGATGCGGGGCATGCCCGCCCGGATCGTCTCCCGCGGGGCCACT
Coding sequences within:
- the def gene encoding peptide deformylase; the encoded protein is MTVREIRFFGDPVLTTRSEEITTFDHSLEVLVEDMLETMDEAGGVGLAANQVGVARRVFVYDCSHIEDGLRGHIINPVWEPIGDETQLGNEGCLSIPDISADTERFETVRVSGQDINGHPIAMVASGLMSRCIQHETDHLDGVLFLKRLTPERRKAAMAAIRTSTWFDA
- a CDS encoding primosomal protein N', whose amino-acid sequence is MATPRVPAQHQPVARVLPLLGLAHLDRPFDYLVSAADDEVVQPGVRVRVRFAGRLVDALVLERLATSDHEGDLRYLERSVSNDVVYPSRIAQLIDALADRYGGVRSDIIRSAIPSRHARAEESDVSTPWAELGEATEPDLSAWSAYEFGESFVDSVLTAGKARAAWQVRPGDEWDTTLAALAVKVVKDGGGALLIVPDQRDVDKLEAALRELVSARQITVLTAGLGPQARYRRYLSVLHGQGRLVVGTRSAAFAPVENLQLAVVMHDGDDSLVDPRAPYVHAREVLTTRSTIEGCSLIIGGYTRTAESQLLVESGWAHNLVAPRETIRAGMPRIRAAADSDFEMIRDPRAAQSRIPLLAFDAVRRSLERGKPALIQVPRKGYVPTLACGNCRTPARCRTCNGPLSLPADDGTGPGVPTCRWCGRPDARHRCGVCGSVKLRAVVLGTERTAEELGRAFPSVRVITSGGSKIVSEVDDGPALVVSTPGAEPWGEYGAAILLDTWSLLGRQDLRATEDTLAKWAQAAALVQSHGEGGEVVVMADPGLPVVQFFIRWDMVGAAALELQQRREVGFPPAVHMAAIDGANASLDVFRDVVTLPDGAELLGPVDLPPGVTLPGEYDEKRFGPAQRLLVRVPLGPRAEVGRALRAAMVSRAGRKDDLPLRVQVDPLHIG